From a single Endozoicomonas euniceicola genomic region:
- a CDS encoding DNA-processing protein DprA, protein MHTENTQAVLLLTCYFSKPRKDEVKPLSVAEYARFAEWLHGNRFLPSSLFSDFDDIFGKWKDPKKTVTGERVKALLDRGMAMGLALDKWQKAGIWLLTRSDSDYPARLKKRLGTMSPPVIFGVGNKNLLESGGLAVVGSRGIGEDDSQFTQTIGTQAAKEGINIVSGGARGVDETAMLAALNAEGTAIGILADSLLKAALAGKWRRHLQKDNLVLISTYYPEAGFNAGNAMGRNKYIYCLSDHALVVRSDKDKGGTWSGAKENLNKGWVPLLVKPSEVDGNSALLQMGGQPLEIPSSAKGTSGGWLADFINGVAASAESIGPVPDDNDLFSGLSVAEPQTEYVPEESVQEVTAPVIEDVQNIPESVNDPFFHLFTEKLRELLESKPNISLADLKPIMSDLNARQISDWLDRAESEKLVERKGRSRTYQLAG, encoded by the coding sequence ATGCACACAGAAAACACTCAGGCAGTATTATTGCTTACCTGTTATTTTTCAAAGCCTCGCAAGGATGAGGTTAAACCGCTTTCGGTGGCGGAGTATGCCCGCTTTGCCGAGTGGCTGCATGGGAATCGTTTTTTGCCTTCGTCCCTGTTCAGTGATTTCGACGATATTTTTGGCAAATGGAAAGATCCGAAAAAAACAGTCACCGGTGAACGGGTGAAAGCACTGCTTGACCGGGGCATGGCTATGGGCCTGGCGCTGGATAAATGGCAGAAAGCAGGCATCTGGTTGCTGACCCGAAGCGACAGTGACTATCCGGCAAGATTAAAAAAACGACTTGGGACTATGTCGCCGCCGGTTATCTTCGGTGTTGGAAACAAGAACCTGTTGGAAAGCGGTGGTCTTGCGGTGGTGGGTTCAAGGGGAATCGGTGAGGATGACTCTCAATTCACCCAAACTATCGGTACTCAGGCTGCGAAGGAAGGTATCAACATTGTTTCCGGCGGAGCCAGAGGTGTCGATGAAACTGCCATGCTCGCAGCCCTGAATGCCGAGGGAACGGCCATCGGAATTCTGGCAGACAGTTTGCTGAAAGCAGCCCTGGCGGGTAAATGGCGGCGGCATTTACAGAAAGATAATCTGGTTCTGATTTCTACTTACTATCCGGAAGCGGGTTTCAATGCAGGTAATGCCATGGGCAGGAATAAATATATTTATTGCCTGTCTGATCATGCCCTGGTGGTTCGCTCTGACAAAGATAAAGGTGGCACCTGGTCTGGAGCCAAAGAGAACCTCAACAAAGGCTGGGTGCCTTTGCTGGTGAAGCCCTCTGAAGTGGATGGCAATAGTGCGCTGTTACAGATGGGTGGGCAGCCACTTGAAATACCCAGTAGTGCTAAAGGCACTTCGGGGGGTTGGTTGGCTGATTTCATTAACGGGGTTGCAGCTTCTGCAGAATCTATAGGTCCGGTGCCTGATGATAATGATCTTTTCTCTGGTCTTTCTGTTGCTGAGCCGCAAACAGAGTATGTGCCGGAGGAAAGTGTTCAGGAAGTGACAGCACCTGTTATTGAAGATGTTCAAAACATACCGGAATCAGTCAACGACCCGTTTTTCCATTTATTCACCGAAAAGCTGAGAGAGTTGCTCGAAAGCAAGCCGAATATTTCTCTGGCAGATCTGAAGCCGATTATGTCTGATCTGAATGCCAGACAAATTTCAGACTGGCTTGACCGGGCTGAGAGCGAAAAGCTGGTTGAGCGGAAGGGGCGTTCGAGGACTTATCAGCTTGCTGGTTGA
- a CDS encoding RecQ family ATP-dependent DNA helicase: MKTTKQFYQEGLELLRRSLGDADACFHEHQWESIEELVVRQSRLLVVQKTGWGKSTVYFTATRLLRNEGKGPTIIISPLLALMRNQIESAAKYGVRLGTINSSNSNPENKQTERQLLADQLDAVIISPERLANEDFVEQVLLPVAGKVGLFVIDEAHCISDWGHDFRPDYKRIKHILPYMPPNLPVLATTATASQRVMDDIAEQLGENIRVFRGQLVRESLHLQCLHFPRRSHRLAWLADTIPQIAGTGIVYTATIRDAEQVADWLRQQGIIAAAYYGDLPTDHRLALESALLNNQLKVLVATSALGMGYDKPDLAFVIHYQSPGSVVSYYQQVGRAGRAIPQAWGALLSGDEDADIQNYFINQAFPKEELVNEILQTLSDADNGLKKTELQRMINARPSKVESALKFLMAEKPAPVMKDKSVYYRTPVRYELPHEAIARLCALKEREWAEMVEYLHHGDCLMQFLARALDDHDSQPCGKCINCSGETNLPTTFSPETGQKAAEFLENVFIEIPPKKQVGNGVANAQARFPVYQFPPKFGDLAHEPGRALCKWGEAGWGEIAKQGKRHRTFDVRLTAAAARLIRERWQPEPFPQWIAYVPSQNHPELVADFAKNLAEKLGIPCYDVISKARLNRPQKLMENSEFRCHNLDGAFAVEDGIPSGPVLLVDDAVDSGWTFAVLAALLRRAGSGAVYPFAVMSTASSSASD, translated from the coding sequence ATGAAAACAACAAAACAGTTTTACCAGGAAGGTCTGGAATTATTACGTCGCAGCCTTGGGGATGCCGATGCCTGCTTTCATGAACATCAGTGGGAATCCATAGAGGAACTGGTGGTTCGCCAGTCCCGCCTGTTGGTGGTGCAGAAAACCGGCTGGGGTAAAAGTACCGTATATTTTACGGCGACCCGTTTGCTCAGAAATGAGGGAAAAGGCCCGACCATTATTATTTCGCCCCTGCTGGCACTGATGCGAAATCAGATAGAGTCTGCGGCAAAATATGGGGTTCGGCTTGGCACTATTAATTCCTCAAACAGCAACCCTGAAAACAAACAGACTGAACGACAGTTGCTGGCTGACCAGCTGGATGCCGTGATTATTTCTCCGGAACGTCTGGCCAATGAGGATTTTGTTGAACAGGTATTGTTGCCAGTGGCTGGCAAAGTCGGGCTGTTTGTGATTGATGAAGCCCACTGTATTTCTGACTGGGGGCACGATTTTCGACCGGATTACAAACGCATCAAGCATATTCTGCCTTATATGCCACCGAACCTTCCGGTGCTGGCAACCACTGCCACCGCCAGTCAAAGGGTTATGGACGATATTGCTGAACAGCTTGGGGAGAACATCAGGGTGTTCCGGGGGCAGCTGGTGCGAGAGTCTTTGCATCTGCAATGTTTGCACTTCCCCAGGCGCTCTCATCGACTAGCCTGGCTGGCGGATACTATTCCACAGATTGCCGGAACCGGGATTGTTTATACCGCAACCATTCGAGATGCGGAACAGGTGGCTGATTGGTTGAGGCAACAGGGGATCATTGCCGCAGCTTACTATGGCGACTTGCCAACCGATCATCGGCTGGCACTGGAGTCTGCACTGCTGAACAATCAGTTAAAGGTGCTGGTTGCCACTTCTGCTCTGGGTATGGGCTATGACAAGCCTGACCTTGCTTTTGTTATTCACTACCAGAGTCCGGGGTCGGTAGTCAGTTATTATCAGCAGGTCGGCAGGGCAGGCAGAGCGATTCCGCAGGCCTGGGGAGCTTTACTGTCTGGCGATGAAGATGCGGATATTCAGAATTATTTTATTAATCAGGCCTTTCCTAAAGAAGAGCTGGTGAATGAGATTCTTCAGACATTAAGTGATGCCGATAATGGGCTGAAGAAAACCGAGCTTCAGCGTATGATCAATGCCCGCCCATCGAAAGTTGAGTCGGCCCTGAAGTTTTTGATGGCAGAAAAACCGGCTCCGGTGATGAAGGATAAGAGCGTTTATTATCGAACCCCTGTTCGTTATGAACTGCCCCATGAAGCTATCGCCCGGCTTTGTGCATTAAAGGAACGAGAGTGGGCCGAAATGGTGGAGTATTTGCATCATGGGGATTGTCTGATGCAATTTCTGGCTCGGGCTCTGGATGATCATGATTCTCAACCTTGCGGTAAGTGCATCAACTGCTCAGGTGAAACTAATCTGCCGACTACATTCAGCCCCGAAACAGGGCAGAAGGCGGCAGAGTTTCTGGAAAATGTGTTTATCGAGATACCTCCTAAAAAACAGGTAGGTAACGGGGTCGCTAATGCTCAGGCACGTTTTCCTGTGTATCAGTTTCCGCCAAAGTTTGGTGATCTGGCCCATGAACCCGGCAGGGCTTTATGCAAATGGGGTGAAGCAGGTTGGGGTGAAATTGCCAAACAAGGTAAGCGACATCGTACATTTGATGTTCGTCTGACTGCTGCGGCTGCCCGGTTGATCAGGGAGCGCTGGCAACCGGAACCCTTCCCGCAGTGGATTGCTTATGTTCCTTCTCAGAATCACCCAGAGCTAGTAGCAGACTTTGCAAAAAATTTAGCCGAAAAACTGGGCATACCCTGTTACGATGTAATCAGTAAAGCACGGCTAAACAGGCCTCAGAAATTGATGGAAAATAGCGAGTTCCGCTGCCATAACCTTGATGGTGCCTTTGCTGTTGAAGATGGCATCCCCTCCGGGCCGGTTCTACTGGTGGATGACGCTGTTGATTCCGGATGGACCTTTGCCGTTCTTGCCGCATTGCTTCGGAGAGCTGGCTCGGGCGCTGTTTATCCATTTGCCGTTATGTCGACGGCTTCAAGTTCGGCCTCAGATTAA
- the pglX gene encoding BREX-1 system adenine-specific DNA-methyltransferase PglX — MNTSRIKKYAPKARTAFIEAVKAKATQFGIHSDNQIDEATVTGDVMQIGGRAFSSALAPPRQRLVERVQRQGFEALMEQVAYSWFNRLCAIRYMEVHDYLGHGLKVLENFEILQHAADAAADLEVNRNTVLDLKVNNKDEELYRLLLQAQCRQLHQTMPFLFEAIDDETELLLPDNLTRTDSLIRTLVTELPEEDWQQVEVIGWLYQFYISEKKDEVIGKVVKSEDIPAATQLFTPNWIVKYLVQNSVGRQWLQTYPDSAIKSEMEYYIEPAEQTDEVNAQLAAITPDSIEPESIKVLDPACGSGHILVEAYNVLKAIYEERGYRSRDIPKLILENNLFGLDIDDRAAQLAGFALMMMARNDDRRIFTREIKLNVLSLQETVHLDLPKLWSALNLGGESGHGTSTGLFDDTGSAAAEQDETYQLLAETLKRFEQAKTFGSLIDVPAKLAEPLKRLLGQLIELGDSGDTVQKPAAKVLVPFVQQAWLLAQRYDAVVANPPYMGGKGMNQEVKNFAKNNFPDTKTDLFSIFIEKCLEFGQPEAELGLVTPYVWMFINSYKQLRENIIKKHTLTSLIQLEYNAFAPACIPVCTFTINKRYIRRFMGSYINLSDFKGHENQAPKTLQAIKNKKCGWFFEAKPSDFQKIPGSPIAYLVSDSVKNTFTKNNKLSDIASPKAGLATGDNTIFQRFWFEVSGKNTKFNCVDNAQSEQSMEKWYPCHSGGEYRRWYGNHDVVVDWQHDGEEIRNFRHPDGRLKSRPQNTAFFFKEGVTWTKLSSAKFAARYRPSGFVFDDTGRSAFCNEDFSGHEKLILAVVNSKVGDFLLKLLNPTMSFTSGDVSNLPVTNTLTIADVENVSCIIETSKFDWDSYERSWDFRKSPLISIEHESNVSTVNSGYSVWKKRRHLMIEKVKSYEENNNQVFIEAYGLQDELTANVPIEEITLTVNPRYRYGGKGTTDNELENRFQSDTLSELISYSIGCMMGRYSLDREGLVYAHAANEGFSELAEQGAYKSFPADDDGILSLTDQEWFKSDATNRFKEFVSTVWGEENLQENLEFVAQSLCLYAIKPKKTESALETIRRYLSTQFYKDHMRTYKKRPIYWLFSSGKQKAFECLVYLHRYNEGTLARMRTEYVTPLLGKYDATLQQLAEQIDRASSTAEANKLKKQQTALEKKLTELRAFDDNLKHYADMRIPLDLDDGVKVNYGKFGNLLAEVKAITGKKP, encoded by the coding sequence ATGAACACCTCCCGTATTAAAAAATACGCCCCAAAGGCACGTACTGCCTTTATTGAAGCGGTGAAGGCGAAAGCTACGCAATTCGGTATTCACTCCGACAATCAGATTGACGAAGCCACCGTTACCGGCGATGTGATGCAGATCGGCGGCAGAGCCTTTTCTTCCGCATTGGCACCCCCGCGGCAGCGGCTGGTTGAGCGGGTACAGCGTCAGGGTTTTGAGGCGCTGATGGAACAGGTGGCTTACAGCTGGTTTAACCGTTTGTGTGCTATTCGTTATATGGAAGTGCATGACTATCTTGGGCATGGGCTGAAAGTGCTGGAAAACTTTGAGATTCTGCAACATGCCGCCGATGCCGCTGCAGATCTGGAAGTAAACCGTAACACCGTACTGGATCTGAAGGTCAACAACAAAGACGAAGAGCTTTACCGGCTGTTGTTACAGGCCCAGTGTCGCCAGTTGCATCAGACCATGCCGTTTCTTTTTGAAGCCATCGACGACGAAACCGAACTGCTACTGCCCGATAATCTGACCCGCACCGACTCTCTGATTCGAACTCTTGTCACCGAACTACCAGAAGAAGACTGGCAGCAGGTGGAAGTCATTGGCTGGCTGTATCAGTTCTATATCTCTGAGAAAAAAGATGAAGTGATTGGCAAGGTGGTGAAGAGTGAAGATATTCCCGCTGCCACCCAGCTGTTTACGCCGAACTGGATTGTTAAATACCTGGTTCAGAACTCCGTCGGTCGCCAGTGGCTGCAAACCTATCCGGACTCTGCCATCAAAAGCGAGATGGAATACTACATCGAGCCTGCCGAACAGACCGATGAAGTGAACGCCCAGTTGGCAGCCATTACGCCGGACAGCATTGAACCGGAAAGCATCAAAGTGTTGGACCCTGCCTGTGGCTCCGGTCATATTCTGGTGGAAGCTTACAACGTACTGAAAGCCATTTACGAGGAAAGGGGTTACCGCAGCCGGGATATTCCCAAGCTGATTCTGGAAAATAACCTGTTTGGTCTGGATATTGATGACCGTGCGGCGCAGCTGGCAGGCTTCGCCCTGATGATGATGGCACGGAACGACGACCGTCGTATTTTTACCCGTGAGATAAAACTCAATGTACTGTCACTGCAGGAAACCGTGCATCTGGATTTACCCAAACTGTGGAGTGCGCTGAATCTGGGCGGTGAGTCCGGGCATGGAACTTCAACAGGGTTGTTTGACGACACGGGTTCGGCAGCAGCAGAGCAGGATGAAACCTATCAGTTATTGGCTGAAACTCTGAAGCGCTTTGAACAGGCTAAAACCTTTGGTTCCCTGATTGATGTGCCTGCTAAACTGGCAGAGCCTTTGAAACGGTTGCTGGGTCAGTTGATAGAGCTGGGTGACAGCGGGGATACGGTGCAGAAACCGGCAGCTAAGGTGTTGGTGCCTTTTGTGCAGCAGGCTTGGCTGCTGGCTCAGCGATATGATGCTGTGGTGGCTAATCCGCCGTATATGGGTGGAAAAGGAATGAACCAAGAAGTAAAGAATTTTGCAAAAAATAATTTCCCAGACACAAAAACTGATCTGTTTTCAATTTTTATCGAAAAATGCTTGGAATTTGGGCAACCAGAAGCGGAGCTCGGTCTGGTGACACCTTATGTATGGATGTTTATCAACTCTTATAAGCAACTAAGAGAAAATATTATCAAAAAACATACTCTTACTAGCTTGATACAGTTGGAATATAATGCTTTTGCACCAGCGTGTATCCCTGTGTGTACATTTACAATCAATAAGCGATACATAAGGCGCTTTATGGGAAGCTATATCAATCTTTCTGACTTTAAGGGACATGAAAATCAAGCACCAAAAACACTTCAAGCAATAAAAAACAAGAAATGCGGGTGGTTTTTTGAGGCAAAACCATCAGATTTTCAAAAAATCCCAGGAAGTCCAATTGCATATTTGGTATCGGACAGCGTTAAGAATACTTTCACTAAAAATAATAAGCTTTCTGACATTGCTTCACCGAAAGCAGGCTTAGCTACAGGCGACAATACAATTTTTCAACGGTTTTGGTTTGAGGTATCAGGAAAGAATACTAAGTTTAACTGTGTTGATAATGCACAATCTGAACAATCCATGGAAAAATGGTATCCATGCCATAGTGGTGGTGAATATCGACGCTGGTATGGAAATCACGATGTAGTTGTGGACTGGCAACATGATGGGGAAGAAATAAGGAACTTTAGACATCCAGATGGTCGATTAAAATCTAGACCTCAAAATACAGCCTTTTTCTTTAAGGAAGGGGTGACATGGACAAAACTCAGCTCAGCAAAATTTGCAGCACGGTACAGACCATCAGGTTTTGTTTTTGATGATACTGGTAGATCTGCTTTTTGCAATGAAGATTTTTCAGGGCATGAAAAACTAATTCTTGCAGTAGTGAATAGCAAGGTCGGAGATTTTTTACTAAAGCTTTTAAATCCAACTATGAGTTTTACAAGCGGCGATGTGAGTAATTTACCTGTGACAAATACACTTACAATTGCGGATGTTGAAAATGTTAGCTGCATTATCGAAACAAGCAAATTCGATTGGGATAGCTACGAGAGGTCTTGGGATTTTCGTAAGTCACCACTCATATCAATTGAGCATGAATCAAATGTTTCAACTGTAAACTCAGGGTATTCAGTGTGGAAAAAGCGCAGGCATTTAATGATAGAAAAGGTTAAAAGTTACGAAGAAAACAATAATCAAGTTTTCATTGAAGCATATGGATTGCAGGACGAGTTGACAGCGAATGTACCTATCGAAGAAATTACGTTAACAGTAAATCCTCGTTACCGTTACGGAGGCAAAGGCACAACTGACAATGAACTAGAAAACCGCTTCCAGTCCGACACCCTGTCCGAACTCATCAGCTACAGCATCGGCTGTATGATGGGCCGCTATTCCCTCGACCGTGAAGGTTTGGTCTACGCCCACGCAGCCAACGAAGGTTTCAGCGAACTGGCAGAACAGGGTGCTTATAAAAGCTTCCCGGCGGATGACGATGGCATTCTGTCCCTGACCGATCAGGAATGGTTCAAAAGCGATGCCACCAACCGCTTTAAAGAGTTTGTCAGCACCGTCTGGGGCGAAGAGAACCTTCAGGAAAATCTGGAGTTTGTGGCACAAAGCCTGTGCCTGTACGCCATCAAACCGAAAAAGACTGAAAGCGCACTGGAAACCATTCGCCGCTACCTGTCCACCCAGTTCTACAAAGATCATATGCGTACCTACAAAAAACGCCCGATCTACTGGCTGTTCAGTTCCGGTAAACAGAAAGCCTTTGAATGCCTGGTCTACCTGCACCGCTATAACGAAGGCACCCTGGCAAGAATGCGTACTGAATATGTCACGCCGCTGCTGGGCAAATACGACGCCACTCTGCAACAACTGGCAGAACAGATCGACCGCGCCTCCAGCACCGCCGAAGCCAACAAGCTGAAAAAACAGCAAACCGCACTGGAGAAAAAACTCACCGAGCTGCGCGCCTTCGACGACAACCTGAAACACTACGCCGATATGCGTATTCCGCTGGATTTGGATGATGGTGTGAAGGTGAACTATGGCAAGTTCGGCAATCTGCTGGCGGAAGTAAAAGCCATCACGGGTAAGAAACCCTGA
- the rmuC gene encoding DNA recombination protein RmuC: MDMTVIMLTGIFAVVAFVGGFALASLKAKSNQSDQLADLKQARAEKERLEQELGEKQKEASDLSEALNTLRVTQERTEAERSNGLNQIAQLEERLGGSLREIDTLRKSGQSAREALVKIQEATDNLHKKEAEKTQALNTLQDKFDQLLQDEKKAREQSVKDSENAENLSQKLNEKSDQLQVLQSKYDQLLQNEKKARETAATAREAAEKLTEQRTKDSQTQQERLEEKDQRINEVQTELSDLTGLKTQTDKQLSESKQAVKKAEAQLEEISKQSAGYKQWWEETKKDLNELQQNHNKLTAEYTELNTTLEQRERNFKEQFQQLEQSKETLTKEFERLANKVLEEKGKNFKELNKESLSSLLNPIQNEMKGFKEVVEKSHKTEAEQRIQLKTELKNLQDLNKDITDQAKRLTTALQGQKKVQGNWGELMLENVLDGSGLRLGKDYKREVSFTTEDGRQRPDAIVYLPQDKHMVIDAKTSLAAYTRYVNADDELARNQALKEHSEAVSARINELADRNYFSLPGLNSPEIVVMFIPIESAYVEALKYDESLYQRAIEQNVLVATPTTLLTSLNIVRQLWRFEDQNKHTAELAKRAEKFYNKLRTFLVSMQEVGKQLDKAKSTYTTALGQLNSGRGNLIKQAAEFKDLGVSVTKELPAEMVERANLELDQQPVQSGLN, encoded by the coding sequence ATGGATATGACAGTGATAATGTTAACCGGAATTTTTGCCGTCGTGGCCTTTGTTGGCGGATTTGCCCTTGCCAGCCTGAAAGCCAAGAGCAATCAGTCAGACCAGCTGGCTGATCTGAAGCAGGCAAGAGCGGAAAAAGAACGATTAGAGCAGGAATTGGGGGAGAAACAAAAGGAAGCTTCTGACTTATCTGAGGCATTAAATACTTTGCGAGTTACCCAAGAGCGTACTGAGGCTGAACGCAGCAATGGTCTTAATCAAATTGCTCAACTGGAGGAGCGCCTTGGTGGTTCTCTGCGTGAGATAGACACTTTGCGCAAGTCCGGGCAAAGCGCCAGAGAAGCACTGGTAAAAATTCAGGAAGCAACGGATAACCTGCATAAAAAAGAAGCGGAAAAAACTCAGGCATTAAACACGTTGCAGGATAAGTTTGACCAATTGCTTCAGGATGAAAAGAAAGCAAGAGAACAGTCGGTTAAAGATTCTGAAAATGCGGAAAACCTGAGCCAGAAGCTGAATGAGAAGTCAGATCAGCTGCAGGTATTGCAAAGTAAATATGACCAGCTTCTGCAAAATGAAAAAAAAGCCAGGGAGACTGCTGCAACCGCCAGAGAGGCGGCAGAAAAACTGACGGAGCAACGAACCAAAGACAGCCAGACTCAACAGGAAAGGTTGGAGGAAAAAGATCAGCGGATCAATGAAGTTCAGACTGAGTTAAGTGATCTGACAGGCCTGAAAACCCAAACAGATAAACAGCTGTCTGAAAGCAAACAGGCTGTGAAAAAAGCTGAGGCACAGCTAGAAGAAATCAGCAAACAATCGGCTGGATACAAGCAATGGTGGGAAGAAACCAAAAAGGACTTGAACGAACTTCAACAGAATCATAATAAGCTGACCGCAGAATATACCGAACTGAACACAACCCTTGAGCAAAGGGAACGAAACTTCAAAGAGCAGTTCCAGCAGTTAGAACAGAGCAAAGAAACCCTGACCAAAGAGTTCGAACGTCTGGCCAATAAGGTTCTGGAAGAAAAAGGCAAAAACTTCAAAGAGCTGAATAAAGAAAGTCTTTCCAGCTTGCTGAACCCGATACAGAATGAGATGAAAGGCTTCAAGGAAGTCGTCGAAAAAAGCCATAAAACAGAAGCAGAGCAACGTATTCAGCTGAAAACGGAGCTGAAAAATCTGCAAGACCTGAACAAGGATATTACCGACCAGGCAAAAAGACTGACCACAGCACTTCAGGGGCAGAAAAAAGTTCAGGGTAACTGGGGAGAGTTGATGCTGGAGAATGTGCTTGATGGTTCCGGCCTGAGGCTTGGCAAAGACTATAAACGGGAAGTCAGCTTTACCACAGAAGATGGACGTCAGCGACCAGACGCAATTGTCTATCTTCCTCAGGATAAGCATATGGTGATTGATGCCAAAACCTCACTGGCAGCTTACACCCGCTATGTTAATGCAGATGATGAGCTGGCTCGCAACCAGGCACTCAAAGAGCATAGCGAGGCGGTAAGCGCACGTATCAATGAGTTGGCAGATCGCAACTACTTCAGTTTACCGGGACTGAACTCTCCGGAAATCGTTGTTATGTTTATTCCAATAGAGTCTGCCTATGTTGAGGCTCTGAAATATGATGAGTCCCTTTACCAGCGAGCTATCGAGCAAAATGTACTCGTAGCAACACCGACCACGCTATTAACCAGCCTGAACATTGTCCGTCAGTTGTGGCGTTTTGAGGACCAGAACAAACACACTGCCGAGTTGGCAAAGCGAGCCGAAAAATTCTACAACAAACTTAGAACATTCCTGGTCAGCATGCAGGAAGTGGGGAAGCAGCTTGATAAAGCGAAAAGCACCTACACGACGGCTCTTGGGCAACTGAATTCTGGCAGAGGCAACCTGATTAAGCAGGCTGCCGAATTTAAAGACCTGGGTGTGTCGGTAACCAAAGAGCTGCCGGCAGAAATGGTGGAACGGGCTAATCTTGAACTGGACCAGCAGCCGGTTCAGAGTGGTCTGAACTAA